In [Phormidium] sp. ETS-05, the genomic window TTCTTCGTTGAGTTCGGAAATGTCCGCACCCAAGGCGCGAAAACAGCTCGCAGTGCTGCGCGGGTCTTCTCCCAGGAGTAATCCTGCGATTTCGGTTTCACCAGAGGCGATCGCTCCTAGCATCAAAGCTCGGTGGGAAATTGACTTGTCCCCTGGCACCCGAATTTTACCCCGCAACGACAGACCGGCACTTGGTCTCACGATTAAATCTTCCTGCTTCGCTGTGATTTCTGTCATAAGGATGCTCTTGGTGATTAGGATAGACTGGTGACAACAGCCATCATCCTACCACTACTTGTCCTCCCAACTAAACGCTCCCATCGTCCCCTACCTTCAGGTGTCCATCTGCCCTTTTTTGGCCATCAACTCCTCAATTACTATGCTCACCCATCGTCGCAAACCGGTTTCTCTCTCCCTCGTCTGCACTGACTTGCCCATCTGGTCTGTGGTGGAAACTGCGGCCACGATTTATCAAAAAGATACGATGCGGTTCCATTTACTGTTAAAAGAACCGGCCATCCCAGAGCGCGAGTTTACCGATATTCTGCCCGATGTGGCGGCGCTCCCTGTCACCACCAGGTCTCGCCTGTTGTGGCTGGAGTTTTCCCCTTACCGTGCTACTCTGACTATGCAGGGTAACGGCAAGTTTAGCTATCGTCACGTGTGGGAACGGGGAATGTACGGCATCAGTCGCTATTGGTTACAAGGCAATGTCTTGGGAGAAGAAAACAACCAAATGCGTCTGCGTAACTATACCCGCAGTTTGACTATCACCGGGGCGAATGTGCCGGAACACCTGCGTTTAGAATATGAGCTATGGTCAGAAAAGTTGCGCCTAGGACGCTATGTTTTAAATCTGGAAATTCACCATTAAATATTAGTCATTTGTCATTTGTCCTTGGTCATTTGTTATTTGTCCCTTGTCCTTTGTTATTTGTCCTTTGGAGGAGAAACCGGGTTGACCCCGCCTTCGCGGGGGCAGGCTTAACCAAATCTCGGTGAAAAACCCAAAATTGTCGGAGAAACACGGTTTCTGTGGAACTAAGTCCAAATGACAAATGACCAAGGACAAATGACAAATGACAAATGACTAATATTTACTAAATTTGCAGTAAGTATTTATTTCAGCGGCTAATTTATCGGCATCACGGCCAATTTTTTTGATAGATTTACGGTTACTTTCAACTCTGGTTTTAGCACTGTGAGCGGTGGCGATACCGGCTTGGTTGGGCTGGGCAAGTTCTACGACCCTCATAGCTTGGCCAATTTCCCGAAAGGCTCGACTCAAAGCCGTAAAAATTATCACAAAGCGGCGGCGAAATTCTTGTAATTTTTCGTCTTTTAATGGGAATTTTTCTAGCTCTTTAGTGGTGGTATCTAGGGCGGTGCCAATCTGGAGGGCGGTTTGGGAACGATTCAGTTTCACATCGGCGATCGCCTCGACACCATGATTAATGCCTTTAATCAGTTTCTGGCATTCGGATATTTTCGCGTTGGTGCAGCTACTAACCAGAGCGGCTGCCCCTAGAGCGGCAATCATAAATTGATGTGGACGATCGCGCATCATGGCATTGTTTAGAAGTAAAATAGCTTTTGTGTTAACCGGCTACATATCAATCGGAGACTGGATTTGAGTATTGCAGCCAGGTGCGGGCGAAAACACCTGCTCACGTTATTAGGGAGAGAAGCCGGTTTTATTCTTGCCTACCAGTGAATTTTAATCGGCTGGTGTAGTCCATTTCCCCCATTCCACAACCGCCGCACCCAAAAAAAGGCGGTTATGATGCCGATTCGGATTTTATCAGCCGGTTCCCGGTTTAATTCCCGGTAACTACAAATATACAGCACTTTGTCAAATAATGATCCTCTCTCAAAGCCCCTCTCCCTTTCTGGGAGAGGGGTTTGGGGTGATGGCAATGTGTTAAGCGATTAGTGAACAAGCTGTTACCACAAATATACAGCACTTTGTCAAATAATGATCCGCTCTCAAAGCCCCTCTCCCCCCCTTTCAAAGGTGGGTGGATGGAGAGGGGTTTGGGGTGAGGGGCTGATTTTGAGCGGCTTTCCCGTTGTAGTCTAAAAGTCACAAGGCGATTGGTGATTGGGGATTGGTCATTTGTCCTTTGCAAGTCACAAGTGACAAATGACTGCAGGACAAATGACAAAGGACAAACAACAAATTTAGGCACTTTTGAAAAAGCGAATGATTTCGCGCACGCTGTCGAGAAATTGGGCGTCGGCGGATAGTTGGGCGATCGCTCGCTGTGCTTCCTTACCCAGTTGGTCGTGTTGCGCCTGATTATGGGTGCGCAAATCTTCTAAAGATGCTCCCACCCTGGTTAATTGCTGCTGTGTAGCTTCTAAATCCCGCTGTAGTCGCGTCACCCAAGACTGGGGATTTTCCGGGTTGAGCTGTTCTTGCAGGTGGCGCAGGGATTCTTCTATAACTTCCACCCGATAGCGCAGTTCGATCGCGTCTTCCCGAGGATACTTAAACTCCTGTTTGATGGCGTACAGTCGCTGAGCGATATACTCATAACCGCGCACCGCCGGACGCAAGAAAGTAAGGAGCAAAGCAGCACCAGAACTAATATAACCCACGGCGCTGATCCCAGTGGCGGCGAGGACATACAACCCAATGGCGGAGAGCAGATGCAGCGCCAAGGCGATGGGGAGCGATCGTTTAGCCAAGGAATTCACATAGCGCAATTGTTTTTCATCTATGGCAATGTTTTTTTGCCGAGATTGCTCCGCCTCCGCTAGCACTTCTTTCGCCTGAAAATACACATTCCAAGGCACCGTCACAATCACCATCAACCACCAAAAACTTGCCCCGGCGATCGCCCAATCCAGAAAATCACCCGCCGGTACTTGCAACCATTGCAAAATCCCAAATACCAGCAGCAGCAAAACCACCAATCCCGCCGTAAAAGGAGCCAAAAATTGTAAATACATCTTCATTCCCTCCCGGAATTGCTAATTGCCCATCATGCTGGCATTGGCAAAAGGCATTTACTCCCCCACTGTGACAGTTAGCCAACTGGCATCCTAAAATTGCTAAGCTGTTATCTTCGTGGCTAATACAGCGTTTTGCCCGTCTATCGCCCCTATTGCCCTCACCCCAAACCCCTCTCCCAGAAAGGGAGAGGGGCAATGAGTAGTAGCAGATTGTTTGACAAAGTGCTGTATTCACCGATAAGATGAGCCTCCCTCTATTTATCCTGTGCAACCACAGCCAGTCCGGGGCGCTTCAGGAAATAAATCACCAAACCGAATAAAGGCAAAATTCGCACAACCCACAATAATCCCCAATTCTCATAATTTCGCCGAACCATATCATCCTTAACTAACCATCCCTGGAACAGCCAAAAAACAATCATATCAATCCAAAATGAATAAGCTAACCGGTCATTGGATATCAAAGTCAATAAAGATTCCCAGCGAGCAGTTAAATCACCAAATTCTGGCCGCGCCCATAAGCCCCAAACCAGAGAAGCCACTACCATACCCGTTAAAAATATCGGTAAAAACTTACTTTCTGCAAATTTTTCCGCTCTAGTTAAAGGCGGTTGCGGCACTTCAGGATTATCTTGGCGCACAGCCAACCAAAGCAGGTAAAACACATTCGTCAAAAAAGCCGTACCAATCAGAAATGGAACCATCGGAAACCGCTGATTGCGTCCATCAATCAGAAAACCCCAAAACAATAATCCCCAAGCCACCACAATATTAAATATCGCTTCTAACCCTGGGTTAATCACCGGCGCTGTATTCGGGAAGATGGCGGGCAGGACAAACCAGAAATTCAGGCTCAGGTCTAATGCTTCCTGGATAGTTTCCGGCTGGGTGTGCAGCAGAGATGGCCCTGGGGGAAAGTCGCTGAGCAACAGATACCCCACATAAACCACCCAAGCACTAGCCGCAATGATTTTGGGCAGAATATTGGCCGGATTTTTCGGGAGTAAAATCATGGTATTCCATCATAATCACATCACTGACTATACCATGATAGTTTGTCATTCGTCCTTTGTCATTTGTCCTTTGTCATTTGGTAACAAGGGACAAGCGGACTTGCGGACAAGTGACAAGGGACAAGTGACAAGGGACAAGTGACCAATGACAATTAACAGCATTTTCGCTATAATAAAAAATAAGATTGTATCACCAGGATAGCCATGCTAGAACAGCAGATTGCTATTGCCCAAACCGACCCACCCCTGTCGGCAAAGCAGACTTTACCGACTATGTATGATTTACCTAGTGAAGATCCGGAGGAACCAGGTTTGCCTGATGAATTTCATGCCTTGCAGCCCCAGTTACTATCCCGCACACTGCGGTTGCCTTCTTACCCGCCATCCCGGCTATTTGTGGGCTCGGATTTAAACCTCTATTACGATGTGCGGCATCCCCTGTGGCATAAGCGACCGGATTGGTTTCTCGTTTTAGATGTATCCCGCCTGTATGAAGGGCATGATTTGCGCTCTAGTTATGTGGTGTGGCAAGAGGGGGTTAATCCATTTTTAGTGGTGGAACTGCTCTCACCAGGCACAGAAAAAGAAGATTTAGGCGAGTGGGCATCAGTGGCGGATCCGGCAGCAACTAAAGCCCCTGACATCTCCTCGATTAACGGCTCACCCAACCCAGAAACACCACCGAGAAAATGGGATGTTTATGAGCGGATTTTACGAGTACCTTATTATGTGGTATTCAGTCGCTATACCAACAGCCTGCGGGTGTTTAAGCTGGATGGGGGACGCTACCGGGAACAACCCATCAATGCAGAAAAGCTCCAGCTTTGGATTCCCGAAATCAAATTAGGTTTGGGAGTTTGGCAAGGAGAATATGAGGGGATTAACCGTAGTTGGTTGCGGTGGTATGATGACCAGGGAAATTGGGTGCCCACGGATGTGGAACTTGCCGTGGCTGAGGCAGAACGTGCTGCGGCTGAGGCGGAACGAGAACGGCAAAAGCGATTGCAATTGGCGGCAAAGTTAAAGTCACTTTCTCTAGAACAGCTTGCCGCTTTGGGGATTAACCTGGAGGATTTGACATAAATTTGTCCTTGGTCATTTGTCCTTGGGTAGGGATTCTTTTGTCCTGGGTCATTTGTCCTTAGTCTTTTGTCCAATTCCCCCCTCTCCCCACGCCCGGAGTGGGGCAGGGGGTGAGGGCTTTAGCATTTTTCCTTTGTCCTTTTTCCTTTGTCATTTGTCAGTTGTCATTTGTCCTTTGTCTTTTGATAATTTTCAATTGTCAATTGGTGACAAATGACAAGGGACAAGTGACAAGGGACATGTTACCAAGGACAAATGACAAAATTTATTTCAGGATGAGCCGCTGTTGGAGGAACTGGAGAAAGTCATCATAGAGAAACTCAGCGCCATAGTTGGTCAAGTGGTGGGAATCAATAAACAGCGGATGAGCTTTGTCACTGGTGAAATGGGTGCAGGTTTCACCGGGACAGAGGAGGTTAAATGGGTCATATTTGTGGATGACTGGGGATAGGGTTTGGTCTAATTTATGATAGACAGGTTGTCTCAGCTTGAGCAGGGTCGATTTGGCTTCGCCACATATCTGTTTTAAGGAAAATTCGGGGCGATACCATTCGGTTAGGCATTCTTTGGTATTATGGCTAAACTCTGGCAGTGGCATAATTAGCACAGTGGCGACGCCTTTTTTTTGCAAGAGTTCGGCAAACTGATTGAGAGTATCCATCACTTGGGGGATGCCTATCCAAGAGAGATTTTTTTCTGGTTTATCCCAGTTTTTGATTTCATATCTATTGGCGATGATTACTACGTCGCCTGTTTTGGCGGTTTTTAAGATTCGTTCATACTGGCGCAACTGGGTTCGATCGCACTTTTTCCTTTTCTTCTCTACATAGGGAAATTGGCAGCTACTCTGGGAGATACCATCAAGACCATATCCATTCTGCTGAGCGAGTTTTGCCCCTAGGGCTCTGAAGTGGTCAGCATGACTGTTGCCAACAAAAAAAAGTGTGGGCTGCTTTGGTTGCGCGGGGATGGTGCATATTGACAGGAGTTGTGGGGATATGTCTGTGTTATCTAGACTATCTAAGTGGCAGTTATCTTTGTTATACTGGGGGTAGATAGTCTGATTTCTGGCAAAGTAGGATAAATATTTTTCACTGGTTCCTGAATATAGTTCGGCTGCCAGAGTATTTTCTAAATGCCCCAGAAAAAATGCCGATGTTAGTAATAATATCAGGTAAACTCCAAACACGGGGGGATTATGGCGGCTCCAGTTGGCGTGACGGAGGGGTTTTTCAATCCAGTGATAGGAAGCGAGGGCGAGTCCTATGATGAGCAATAACTGGAAGATAATGGTGTATTTAGATATGCCGATCGTCCAGCGACTCAGCACTAACACCGTCCAATGCCAGAGATACAGGGAATAAGAAAGAATACCAATTTTCACCAACCACTGAGAGGCAAATAGTTTAACTACGGGACTTTTGGTATCAAATGCCCAGATGGTAATGGCAGTGAGCAGGACGATAGAAACAGTGGTTAAGGTTTGCAGGTCTTTGCTGAGAAACAGAACTGCTACGATTAACAGGGTAGAGATAGGTGCAATAAGCTGCTGAATCCGCCCCCAAGATGGCCGGGAGAACCGCTGCAATAGTAGGTAGGTTAAACAACCAACTCCTAACTCCCAAAAGCGGCTTGGTAGCAGAAAGAACGCCGCATCACCGTTATCCTCTACCATATACAGGTAGGTAATGAGAGATAGGACGGTGAGCCCAACTACTGTAATCAATAGGTTTCGGCTGTTTTGCCTCTGATTGCCGTTACTGCATAATCCTAAGATAATCGGGAACAGTAAATAAAACTGGGCTTCAATGCCTAATGACCAAGTGTGAGTGAAGAGGTTTAACTCGGCTTCTGAGCCAAAATAATCAGATATTTCGTCAAGGAGGTATATGTTGGAGTAGCCGAACAGGGAAGCAATGCCAGTTTCTAGGGAAACATCGATTTCACCGGTGGGGATAAAGAAGCAACCGACAATGGAGGTAATGAGGACGCAGGTAACTAAGGCAGGAATTAGGCGTTGGATTCTTCGGGCATAAAAGGTGGGGAGATACTGGAGCCAATTTTGAGTTAGCTTGTGACTGAGGGAGGATGTGACAACAAACCCGGAGATAACGAAGAAAATATCAACTCCCAAAAAGCCACTGGCCATGATTTTGGGATTAAAGTGATTAATGAAGACTGCCAAAATGGCGATCGTGCGGAAACCATCAATTTCTGGGCGATAAGTTGAGCTGATAGAGGATGTGAGTTTTTCTGGGGGGAGAGAATTTAATTGATTCATCGAGATGAATATACAGGCAGGAATCGCGGTTGAATCTGCACTCTAGCATAATTTTTCTCTCCCCGTACTGGGGCTGAAGCCGGATTAGGAACTGGAAAGAGGGCGCAAGCGCCCAACTAAGAAACTGCTCCTAGGGGTGAAAACCGAAAAGATGGCTAATGCCCAACTAAGAAACTTTCTCCTGGTGGAGGGGTTAAAATAATCCTTCTTGTTCTAGTTCTTCGATGATTTGCAGCCCGCGTGGGTCGCCGACGCGGAGGAGGGAGGCTTTGGCGTCTTCCTGAACGCTAAGGTCCTGATCGTTTTCTAGGGATTCGATTAAGGCGTCGATCGCCCCTGCATACACCACATTATTCGGCAATTCGCGGCAAAGTTGACCGATCGCCCAGGCACAATTAGACCGAACCGCCGCCACCGAGTCTTTCAGCAGACTTTCAATCAGCGGAGGTACAGCCGCGATCGCCACATCATAACTGACCGTGGAGAGCTGACCCAGAGAACTAGCGGCCCAAAGGCGGACGGCGGGAATATCAGTTTTCAGCGCATCGATGAGGGGAGCTAAAGCGCGGCGATCGTTGCAATTTCCCAGAGCCCAAACCACACCCTTGCGCACATAACCATTCCAGTCCCGGCGCAACTGCTGGATTAAAGGCTCTACTACATCTTTGCTCGTATTTCTGCCCAAAGCATAAGCCGCACTGACTCGTGTCAGAGGACAAGGCTCTTGGAGCAACTCAATTAACAGCGGGATCGCCCGCTCGTCCTGAATTTCACAAAATGCCCGCGCTGCGAGAGTTGCCCCGGTTCCGCCGCCGTCAGCAAACGCAACATTTCCTCTGGATCGGGCTTTGGCTCTTCCGTCTCATCCCAATGATCCAAAGGACTATCTAGTTCCTCTTCCGTGATGCTGCTTAATTCATGGTCGTGCATAATTATCAAAATACAACAATCTACGTTCCAATGGCACAGTTTTCCCCAGCCATTTCCAAATCCTCCAGAAATTCCCCATCCCTTGGGAGTTTAGGATTTCTCCCCAGAATAGGGGCTGCCATCAGGGGCGATCGCGCCGCGCAAGTCCGCCAATTCTAACTCCGCCTCGGAAAGGCTCGCCCCAATCAGGTTTGCCCCCATCAAATTCGCCCCTTTCAAATTCGCCCCTTTCAAATTCGCCGAGCGCAAATTGGCGCGGCTGAGGTCCGCCCAGCTCAAATCTGCCTCCTCGAGATTCGCCTGACTCAAATCCACACCACTAAAGCGAACCCGCCGCAAATCCGCACCCGCCAGGTCCGCACCAGGGGCGATCGCATAAGCACCCACATCGGCTATGGCAAAACCTTCGGGAAACCGAGTCAGATCATCCCACAAAGCCTCACTCAGATCCGCATCTTTCAGCTTCGCCCCACTCAAATCGCAGC contains:
- a CDS encoding Uma2 family endonuclease; amino-acid sequence: MLEQQIAIAQTDPPLSAKQTLPTMYDLPSEDPEEPGLPDEFHALQPQLLSRTLRLPSYPPSRLFVGSDLNLYYDVRHPLWHKRPDWFLVLDVSRLYEGHDLRSSYVVWQEGVNPFLVVELLSPGTEKEDLGEWASVADPAATKAPDISSINGSPNPETPPRKWDVYERILRVPYYVVFSRYTNSLRVFKLDGGRYREQPINAEKLQLWIPEIKLGLGVWQGEYEGINRSWLRWYDDQGNWVPTDVELAVAEAERAAAEAERERQKRLQLAAKLKSLSLEQLAALGINLEDLT
- a CDS encoding acyltransferase family protein: MNQLNSLPPEKLTSSISSTYRPEIDGFRTIAILAVFINHFNPKIMASGFLGVDIFFVISGFVVTSSLSHKLTQNWLQYLPTFYARRIQRLIPALVTCVLITSIVGCFFIPTGEIDVSLETGIASLFGYSNIYLLDEISDYFGSEAELNLFTHTWSLGIEAQFYLLFPIILGLCSNGNQRQNSRNLLITVVGLTVLSLITYLYMVEDNGDAAFFLLPSRFWELGVGCLTYLLLQRFSRPSWGRIQQLIAPISTLLIVAVLFLSKDLQTLTTVSIVLLTAITIWAFDTKSPVVKLFASQWLVKIGILSYSLYLWHWTVLVLSRWTIGISKYTIIFQLLLIIGLALASYHWIEKPLRHANWSRHNPPVFGVYLILLLTSAFFLGHLENTLAAELYSGTSEKYLSYFARNQTIYPQYNKDNCHLDSLDNTDISPQLLSICTIPAQPKQPTLFFVGNSHADHFRALGAKLAQQNGYGLDGISQSSCQFPYVEKKRKKCDRTQLRQYERILKTAKTGDVVIIANRYEIKNWDKPEKNLSWIGIPQVMDTLNQFAELLQKKGVATVLIMPLPEFSHNTKECLTEWYRPEFSLKQICGEAKSTLLKLRQPVYHKLDQTLSPVIHKYDPFNLLCPGETCTHFTSDKAHPLFIDSHHLTNYGAEFLYDDFLQFLQQRLILK
- a CDS encoding pentapeptide repeat-containing protein, which gives rise to MQGAYLHRADLRGCDLSGAKLKDADLSEALWDDLTRFPEGFAIADVGAYAIAPGADLAGADLRRVRFSGVDLSQANLEEADLSWADLSRANLRSANLKGANLKGANLMGANLIGASLSEAELELADLRGAIAPDGSPYSGEKS